In Candidatus Hydrogenedentota bacterium, the sequence AAATTGCACGAAAACCACGGGAGTGAGGGGCCATGCCTGCCAAAGCGAAATCGGCGTGTTTCGGGTTGATAGTCGGTAACCGGGGATTCTTCCCGGATGTCCTCGCACGGGAGGGGTACGACGGCCTGACGAAGCTGCTGAAAAAATGGGGCTACTCGGTCGTGGTGCTCTCGCCGAAGGACACAAAGTTCGGCAGCGTGGAGACGTGGGACGATGCGAAGAAGTGCGCCGAACTGTTCAAGAAAAACCGCGAGAAGATCGACGGCATCATCGTCACGCTGCCGAACTTCGGCGATGAACGCGGCGTAGCGGACACGCTGAAGATGGCGGGGCTGAACGTGCCCGTGTTGATCCATGCGTGGCAGGACGACGCGGCGAAGATGACGATCAAGCACCGGCGCGACTCGTTCTGCGGGAAGATGAGCGTCTGCAACAACCTGAAGCAGTATGGCATCCCCTTCTCGATCACCGCGCGGCACACGATGGACCCGAACACGAAAGCGTTCGAGAACGAAGTGCGCACGTTTGCGGCGACGTGCCGCGTGGTGCGCGGGTTGCGCTCGTGCCGCATCGGCGCGTTGGGCGCGCGGCCCGCGGCGTTCAACACGGTCCGCTACAGCGAAAAGCTGTTACAGGAATCCGGCATCACCGTCGAAACGCTCGACCTCTCCGAGGTGTTCGCGAAGGCGGCGCGCATGAGCGACACGGACAAGCGCGTGAAGGACCGCATCGGAAACATCAAGGGCTACACCGACACGAAGGGCGTGCCGAATCCTGCCCTGGTGAAGATGGGCAAGCTCGCGACCATCATCGACGAATGGATGAAACAGTACGATCTCGATGCGACCGCAATCCAATGCTGGACGAGCATGGAGGAATGGTTCGGCGTGGTGCCCTGCACCGTCATGAGCATGATGAGCAATGACCTGTTGTCGTCCGCGTGCGAGACAGACGTCGCGGGCACCGTGAGCATGCAGGCGCTCGCGCTGGCATCGGGCTCGCCCAGCTTCCTGCTCGATTGGAACAACAACTACGGCGACGACGCGGACAAGTGCGTGTGCTTCCACTGCTCGAACCTGCCGAAGAGCTGTTTCAATTCGACGCGCATGGACTACCAGGAAATCATCGCGGGCACCGTTGGGAAAGACAACACCTACGGCACCATCTACGGCCGCATCAAAGCGCAACCCATGACCTTCTGCCGCGTCAGCACTTTTGACAGCGAAGGAATCATCAGCTCCTACGTCGGCGAAGGCGAGTTCACGGATGACCCGATCGAAACCTTCGGTGGGTTCGGCGTCGCGAAAGTGAACGGCCTGCAAACGCTGCTCCAGTACATCTGCCACAACGGCTTCGAACACCACGTCGCCGCCAACCACAGCCAGATCGCCCGGGCAATCCACGACGCGTTTACAACGTATCTGGGGTGGGAGTGTTATTGGCACCAGGGGTGAATTATGCTTATGTACTGTTTTCACTATTCGGCCCGTGAGAAATGCAAACCCGAAGACCGAAAACTCGGGGGTGCGTTTGTGAACGTGCTCCTTTCATTCAATGACGCGTATTACGGGTGAGAGACTTGCGCGCATCCTGATCCGTGAAGCGGGCTGGGTTCCTTCAAAGTTGATAGACCACTGGGTTTGTTCCAAGCAACGCATGCGCACAAAGCGATACCGCCGTTACTTCGATGAGGCACGGCAAAGTGATTACAGCATAATCTTCCATCGCTATCCGAAGAAAAAACGAAAGTGCAAAATCAAGAGCAAACCACACAAGTGCCGCCGAAGCGCAATAAAATTAAATCCAAACGTGCGTGAATTGGCGACGCAACCTAAATGATTCCGAGTATAACTACGCGGCGGGGCAGGCAAAATCGATCGCACGTATGCAAGCGTAGGGTAGCCTTCGCGCCGAAGGCGCATAGCAACCCTAGCCAGGGGCATCGCCCCTGGAAAGTGACGTAATCCCGCCCTAGGGGCGCCCTGAAAGGGCACTGCAAAATGGAGGATTGCCATTCATGCCGCAATCGTTCGT encodes:
- a CDS encoding fucose isomerase — its product is MPAKAKSACFGLIVGNRGFFPDVLAREGYDGLTKLLKKWGYSVVVLSPKDTKFGSVETWDDAKKCAELFKKNREKIDGIIVTLPNFGDERGVADTLKMAGLNVPVLIHAWQDDAAKMTIKHRRDSFCGKMSVCNNLKQYGIPFSITARHTMDPNTKAFENEVRTFAATCRVVRGLRSCRIGALGARPAAFNTVRYSEKLLQESGITVETLDLSEVFAKAARMSDTDKRVKDRIGNIKGYTDTKGVPNPALVKMGKLATIIDEWMKQYDLDATAIQCWTSMEEWFGVVPCTVMSMMSNDLLSSACETDVAGTVSMQALALASGSPSFLLDWNNNYGDDADKCVCFHCSNLPKSCFNSTRMDYQEIIAGTVGKDNTYGTIYGRIKAQPMTFCRVSTFDSEGIISSYVGEGEFTDDPIETFGGFGVAKVNGLQTLLQYICHNGFEHHVAANHSQIARAIHDAFTTYLGWECYWHQG